Proteins encoded by one window of bacterium:
- the folE2 gene encoding GTP cyclohydrolase FolE2, which produces MRDIQNETDKRKLKIDRVGVKDIRYPIIVMDKRKEQQSTVASINMYVNLPHHFRGTHMSRFIEVLNRHHGAVSLANLHAILEEIKRALRADSAYIEIAFPYFIEKRAPVSKSKSLMDYLCRFIASHDDRMHLMLEVNVPVTSLCPCSKSLAKQSAHNQRSMVTVRIDSKKLIWIEDIVALVEQCASAQVYALLKREDERFLTEQAYAHPAFVEDIVRSVAERLLKLAKRKQIRFFSVESENFESIHNHNAYAKIEWRRNS; this is translated from the coding sequence ATGCGTGATATCCAGAATGAAACTGATAAACGGAAACTTAAAATCGACCGGGTCGGCGTTAAAGATATCCGATATCCGATCATTGTTATGGATAAACGGAAAGAGCAGCAGAGTACCGTTGCGTCAATCAATATGTATGTGAATCTGCCGCATCATTTTCGTGGAACCCATATGAGCCGATTTATTGAAGTGTTAAATCGGCATCATGGTGCGGTAAGTTTAGCGAACCTGCATGCGATTCTGGAAGAAATCAAACGAGCGCTTCGTGCGGATTCGGCGTATATCGAGATTGCGTTTCCCTATTTTATTGAGAAACGCGCGCCGGTATCGAAATCGAAATCGCTGATGGATTATCTCTGCCGGTTTATTGCTTCCCATGATGACCGGATGCATCTTATGCTTGAAGTGAATGTTCCGGTAACCAGTTTATGTCCCTGTTCGAAATCATTAGCGAAACAGAGCGCGCATAACCAGCGCAGTATGGTTACGGTACGGATTGATTCAAAAAAACTGATTTGGATAGAAGATATCGTTGCGCTGGTTGAACAATGCGCTTCTGCGCAGGTCTATGCGCTATTGAAACGCGAAGATGAACGGTTTTTAACCGAGCAGGCGTATGCGCATCCGGCGTTTGTTGAAGATATTGTTCGGTCGGTAGCGGAACGATTATTGAAATTAGCAAAGCGCAAGCAGATACGGTTTTTTTCCGTTGAATCCGAAAATTTCGAAAGTATCCATAACCATAATGCGTATGCGAAAATCGAATGGCGAAGAAACAGCTGA
- a CDS encoding phospholipase D-like domain-containing protein translates to MKRQYRWLVYVIILSVLVPSVYSLVQGGGYPDFELVESVPIETVLDNPNIRNTAEVWLEMINGAKKTLDIEQFYISNEPNESLEPIIQAIISAGRRGVQVRIIAEMKFYKTYPETLDRLKQAKNISVRLIDFGKLAGGVQHAKYFIVDKKQVFVGSQNFDWRALSHIHELGLRIDNADCAKIFGDVFELDWNLAEKNDARLLNDVLIKKQYSVPIILTEPEHQKVSFVPVYSPTGWIPDESLWDEPKLIELIDSANQELVLQVLTYNPKTKDGYYAELDNALRRAAARGVKVKLVVSDWSKRKPQIFYLQSLAVLPNIEVKLSTIPQYSGGFIPYARVEHCKYLVADSRRSWLGTSNWEKGYFYDSRNLGVIIESERISELLHQIFMKSWNSPYTYYVKPEEEYQPPRIGE, encoded by the coding sequence ATGAAACGGCAATATCGCTGGTTGGTATATGTAATCATATTAAGTGTTTTGGTACCAAGTGTTTATAGCTTGGTGCAAGGCGGTGGGTATCCCGATTTCGAGCTGGTTGAAAGTGTTCCGATAGAGACCGTTCTAGATAATCCGAATATTCGGAATACCGCAGAAGTCTGGCTGGAAATGATAAACGGGGCAAAGAAAACGCTGGATATTGAACAATTCTATATCTCCAACGAACCGAACGAATCGCTAGAACCGATAATTCAAGCAATCATTTCCGCTGGGCGGCGCGGGGTTCAGGTTCGAATTATTGCAGAGATGAAATTTTATAAAACCTATCCAGAAACGCTAGACCGATTGAAACAAGCGAAAAATATTTCGGTGCGATTGATTGATTTTGGGAAACTAGCTGGCGGGGTTCAGCATGCGAAATATTTCATTGTTGATAAAAAGCAGGTGTTCGTTGGAAGCCAGAATTTCGATTGGCGAGCGTTGAGTCATATCCACGAACTTGGGTTGCGAATCGATAACGCGGACTGCGCAAAGATTTTCGGTGATGTATTCGAACTGGATTGGAACCTTGCGGAAAAAAATGATGCGCGACTGTTGAACGATGTTCTCATTAAAAAACAGTATTCAGTGCCGATAATCCTAACGGAACCAGAACATCAGAAAGTAAGCTTTGTGCCGGTCTATAGTCCGACCGGCTGGATTCCCGATGAATCGCTCTGGGATGAACCGAAACTCATCGAGTTAATTGATTCAGCGAACCAAGAACTTGTTCTGCAGGTGCTAACCTACAATCCGAAGACGAAAGATGGCTACTATGCGGAACTGGATAATGCGTTACGACGTGCGGCTGCGCGCGGGGTTAAGGTTAAACTGGTCGTTTCCGACTGGTCGAAACGGAAACCGCAAATATTCTATTTGCAAAGTCTAGCGGTACTTCCGAATATCGAGGTTAAATTGAGTACGATCCCGCAATATTCCGGCGGGTTTATTCCGTACGCTCGGGTTGAACATTGCAAATATCTGGTTGCGGATTCGCGTAGAAGCTGGCTCGGAACCAGTAACTGGGAGAAAGGATATTTCTATGATTCGCGAAATCTCGGGGTGATTATTGAGAGTGAACGGATTTCGGAACTGCTCCATCAAATCTTTATGAAAAGCTGGAATAGTCCGTATACCTATTATGTGAAACCGGAAGAAGAATACCAACCACCTAGGATTGGAGAATAA
- a CDS encoding MBL fold metallo-hydrolase has protein sequence MPDKYFRIYKAESNEPDYLGKITVFLADRPGSLAALASIFAKFGINIIYFYYNRSEHPNRVLLEVRSESIDALHKVQQELASQNLFDHDLMRHPHLELGVLDTASILHIVIQLENKPGTLGKFATLLRDHSANVIYMAYNEDISETTADISLVTQDSGEIDRLLKDMNEQGYHYSLRYKGAEQKEVEDIIGLNLVERFFFRLKKTLHTDDINRLKKLVESSSRMSEMLVKFSQEAGKHLEAGEVFTNILAFASVSLSKTGQNFSYRRLPSLPFGNVTFHAFRLPTGGNIYLLESEPELVMIDGAYGVYYSDVKRMLTENGLDPSRISRIYLSHTDADHAGLSGYFADEFGTKVYLHPASRGIIEHENRAWGSDSRLLDLNHYFTILVNEFTQFRVPKTWYEYNTTEIGKEDGFSVIDTFELAGQTYTIIESTGGHIPGNVFFISEESGLVFTGDYLLLIESLSPEDRTNLNYPKFMMTSTNADSRKFKQEMDMLKSFVQKFNARLQSQNRGAIIVPGHGDYYPANRLK, from the coding sequence ATGCCAGATAAATATTTTCGGATTTATAAAGCTGAATCGAATGAACCGGATTATCTCGGTAAAATAACGGTGTTTCTCGCTGATCGACCGGGGTCGTTAGCAGCGTTAGCGAGTATTTTTGCGAAGTTCGGAATCAATATTATCTATTTCTATTATAACCGGTCAGAACATCCGAACCGAGTTCTGCTCGAAGTTCGCAGCGAGAGTATCGATGCATTACATAAAGTCCAGCAAGAACTCGCTAGCCAAAATCTTTTTGATCACGACCTGATGCGGCATCCCCATCTTGAACTCGGTGTCTTGGATACCGCTAGTATCCTGCATATCGTAATTCAACTCGAAAATAAACCGGGAACGTTAGGTAAATTCGCTACGTTACTTCGTGACCATTCCGCAAATGTTATCTATATGGCATATAACGAGGATATTTCTGAAACGACAGCGGATATCTCGCTCGTGACTCAAGATTCCGGCGAAATCGACCGACTCCTGAAGGATATGAACGAACAAGGGTATCATTACAGTTTGCGGTATAAAGGCGCAGAACAGAAAGAAGTTGAAGATATTATCGGATTAAACCTGGTTGAACGGTTCTTCTTCCGACTCAAGAAAACCTTGCATACCGATGATATTAACCGACTTAAAAAACTGGTCGAATCATCGTCGCGAATGTCAGAGATGCTGGTCAAATTCAGTCAGGAAGCAGGAAAACATCTAGAAGCCGGAGAAGTGTTTACCAACATTTTAGCGTTCGCTTCAGTTTCGTTAAGTAAAACCGGGCAGAATTTTTCGTATCGGCGCCTGCCGTCATTGCCGTTCGGAAACGTTACCTTCCATGCGTTTCGGCTACCGACTGGCGGGAATATCTATCTGCTGGAAAGCGAACCTGAACTCGTTATGATTGACGGTGCGTATGGCGTGTATTATTCTGATGTGAAAAGGATGCTCACCGAGAACGGACTCGACCCGAGCCGAATCAGCCGGATATATTTAAGTCATACCGATGCAGACCATGCTGGGTTAAGCGGATATTTCGCAGACGAGTTCGGTACGAAGGTATATCTACATCCGGCATCGCGCGGAATAATCGAACATGAGAATCGCGCTTGGGGAAGCGATTCACGGCTACTCGATTTAAACCATTATTTTACGATTTTAGTTAACGAGTTTACACAGTTCCGTGTTCCGAAAACGTGGTATGAATATAACACGACTGAAATTGGTAAAGAAGACGGATTCAGCGTTATTGATACGTTCGAACTTGCCGGGCAGACGTATACCATTATCGAAAGTACCGGCGGACATATTCCTGGGAACGTTTTTTTCATTAGTGAAGAGTCCGGTTTAGTTTTCACCGGCGATTATCTTTTATTGATCGAAAGTTTGAGTCCAGAAGATCGAACGAACCTGAATTATCCGAAGTTTATGATGACAAGCACCAACGCGGATAGCCGAAAGTTTAAACAGGAAATGGATATGCTGAAATCGTTCGTCCAGAAATTTAACGCCCGATTACAATCGCAAAATCGCGGGGCGATTATCGTTCCCGGGCATGGAGATTATTATCCGGCGAATAGGTTGAAATAA
- a CDS encoding diguanylate cyclase yields ITVSIGIAVYPDHGTNPQDLLKKSDQALYAAKEAGRNRVCIAEFNHQKEPTENTKKKVDKPEGIPDKDKLG; encoded by the coding sequence AGATTACGGTAAGTATCGGGATAGCAGTATATCCTGACCACGGAACCAACCCACAGGATTTATTAAAAAAATCTGACCAAGCGCTTTATGCGGCGAAAGAAGCAGGGCGGAACCGAGTTTGCATCGCAGAATTCAATCACCAGAAAGAACCGACTGAAAATACCAAGAAGAAAGTTGATAAACCAGAAGGTATCCCCGACAAGGACAAGCTGGGATAA